In Schistocerca serialis cubense isolate TAMUIC-IGC-003099 chromosome 3, iqSchSeri2.2, whole genome shotgun sequence, the following proteins share a genomic window:
- the LOC126469913 gene encoding putative uncharacterized protein DDB_G0271606 isoform X13, with protein MMELHIIYTLLLLVAAAGAAPYRTVPDRTTCIKTYQKMAALQASHNGNQEDDLFWQQNSQQYNFDQTQQQISKNLLICEQYYGKISEQFHEEYQNHRRGDIIQETQELHRLNNEAQQTHEQRSTNGDQDEQHYQQTSQQGYPAQLEQQRFTDDDQQLQQVPQINELQQIHQTNQQEYLPNIEQEVQSQRFTDSDQYPQLVQQAEDLDQQQQFQQTSQQDYLPRLEQQSGRQRFPDDSQQVQQGPQTGNLQELEQIQQTSQQEYLPQTEQQSQQQRFTNDDQHLQLVQQSDDLDQLQQFHQTSQQDYLPRLEQQSGRQRFTDDSQQVQQGLQTGNLQELEQIQQTSQQEYLPQTEQQSQQQIFTNDDQHLQLVQQSDDLDQLQQVHQTSQQDYLPRLEQQSGQQRFTDDSQQVQQGLQTGNLQELEQIQQTTQQEYLPQTEQQSQQQRFTNDDQHLQLVQQSDDLDQLQQFHQTSQQDYLPRLEQQSGRQRFPDDSQQVQQGLQTGNLQELEQIQQTSQQEYLPQTEQQSQQQRFTNDDQHLQLVQQSDDLDQLQQFHQTSQQDYLPRLEQQSGRQRFPDDSQQVQQGLQTGNLQELEQIQQTSQQEYLPQTEQQSQQQRFTNDDQHLQLVQQSDDLDQLQQFHQTSQQDYLPRLEQQSGRQRFPDDSQQVQQGLQTGNLQELEQIQQTSQQEYLPQTEQHSQQHRFTHNDEHLQLVQQSDDLDQLQQFQQTNQEDYIAGLEQQAQQQRFNDDDQHGQQVSQIDDVQQLQQLNNLQKIQEEDGLQHQGFTNNLQQVHQQHTEDDLHQGHKRSQQHSRIQQQSVQRNSYVHESNQDQQVNGRLSEFETTHQSEANSDSKLGSGRASEISETESDSVSDPVTEAPSFWGKLSNKAGSIYTSVKEKGKEALNSVKDTAKSAYEKVKETFN; from the exons ATGGAGCTGCATATTATCTACACACTGCTGCTATTGGTAGCAGCTGCAGGAGCAGCACCTTACAGAACAGTGCCAGATAGGACTACATGCATCAAAACTTACCAGAAGATGGCAGCACTGCAAGCATCCCATAATGGCAACCAAGAAGATGACTTATTCTGGCAGCAGAATAGCCAGCAATACAACTTTGATCAAACACAACAGCAAATTAGTAAAAATTTACTCATCTGTGAACAATACTATGGAAAAATCTCGGAACAGTTTCACGAAGAGTACCAGAATCATCGCCGTGGTGATATTATTCAGGAAACACAGGAACTCCACCGTTTAAACAATGAAGCTCAACAAACACATGAACAAAGATCCACCAATGGTGATCAGGATGAACAACACTATCAACAAACTAGCCAGCAGGGTTATCCCGCTCAACTAGAACAACAAAGGTTTACAGACGATGATCAGCAACTGCAACAGGTACCACAAATAAATGAGTTACAACAGATCCACCAGACAAATCAACAAGAGTATCTGCCTAATATAGAACAAGAGGTGCAAAGCCAAAGATTTACTGACAGTGATCAATATCCACAATTAGTGCAACAGGCAGAGGATTTGGATCAACAACAGCAGTTCCAACAAACTAGCCAGCAGGATTATCTTCCTCGACTGGAACAACAATCAGGACGTCAGAGATTTCCTGATGACAGTCAGCAAGTGCAACAGGGGCCACAAACAG GTAACTTGCAAGAGCTAGAACAAATCCAACAAACAAGTCAACAAGAGTACctaccacagacagaacaacagtCACAACAACAAAGATTCACTAATGATGATCAGCATTTGCAACTAGTGCAACAGTCAGATGACTTGGATCAGCTACAACAGTTTCATCAAACTAGCCAGCAGGATTATCTTCCTCGACTGGAACAACAATCAGGACGTCAGAGATTTACTGATGACAGTCAGCAAGTACAACAGGGGCTACAAACAG GTAACTTGCAAGAGCTAGAACAAATCCAGCAAACAAGTCAACAAGAGTACctaccacagacagaacaacagtCACAACAACAAATATTCACTAATGATGATCAGCATTTGCAACTAGTGCAACAGTCAGATGACTTGGATCAGCTGCAACAGGTTCATCAGACTAGCCAGCAGGATTATCTTCCTCGACTGGAACAACAATCAGGACAACAGAGATTTACTGATGACAGTCAGCAAGTGCAACAGGGGCTACAAACAGGTAACTTGCAAGAGCTAGAACAAATCCAACAAACAACTCAACAAGAGTACctaccacagacagaacaacagtCACAACAACAAAGATTCACTAACGATGATCAGCATTTGCAACTAGTGCAACAGTCAGATGACTTGGATCAGCTACAACAGTTTCATCAAACTAGCCAGCAGGATTATCTTCCTCGACTGGAACAACAATCAGGGCGACAGAGATTTCCTGATGACAGTCAGCAAGTGCAACAGGGGCTACAAACAGGTAACTTGCAAGAGCTAGAACAAATCCAACAAACAAGTCAACAAGAGTACctaccacagacagaacaacagtCACAACAACAAAGATTCACTAACGACGATCAGCATTTGCAACTAGTGCAACAGTCAGATGACTTGGATCAGCTACAACAGTTTCATCAAACTAGCCAGCAGGATTATCTTCCTCGACTGGAACAACAATCAGGACGTCAGAGATTTCCTGATGACAGTCAGCAAGTGCAACAGGGGCTACAAACAG GTAACTTGCAAGAGCTAGAACAAATCCAACAAACAAGTCAACAAGAGTAC ctaccacagacagaacaacagtCACAACAACAAAGATTCACAAACGATGATCAGCATTTGCAACTAGTGCAGCAGTCAGATGACTTGGATCAGCTACAACAGTTTCATCAAACTAGCCAGCAGGATTATCTTCCTCGACTGGAACAACAATCAGGACGTCAGAGATTTCCTGATGACAGTCAGCAAGTGCAACAGGGGCTACAAACAG GTAACTTGCAAGAGCTAGAACAAATCCAACAAACAAGTCAACAAGAGTACctaccacagacagaacaacactcACAACAACATAGATTCACTCACAATGATGAGCATCTGCAACTAGTGCAACAGTCAGATGACTTGGATCAGctacaacagtttcaacaaactAACCAGGAGGATTATATTGCTGGATTGGAACAACAGGCACAACAGCAGAGATTCAATGATGATGATCAACATGGACAACAGGTTTCACAAATAGATGATGTGCAACAGCTACAACAACTAAATAATCTGCAAAAAATCCAAGAAGAAGATGGGCTGCAACATCAAGGATTCACAAATAATCTTCAGCAGGTCCATCAGCAGCACACTGAAGACGATCTGCATCAGGGGCACAAAAGAAGCCAACAACACTCAAGAATACAGCAACAATCAGTTCAGAGAAATAGTTATGTGCATGAATCCAATCAGGACCAACAAGTAAATGGAAGGCTGTCAGAGTTCGAAACCACACACCAGTCAGAAGCGAACAGTGATTCAAAACTTGGAAGTGGTAGAGCCAGTGAGATCAGTGAAACTGAATCAGACTCTGTATCTGATCCTGTGACTGAAGCGCCTTCCTTCTGGGGAAAACTTAGCAATAAAGCAGGATCAATATATACAAGTGttaaggagaaaggaaaggaagcttTGAATTCAGTAAAAGACACAGCAAAATCTGCTTATGAGAAAGTGAAAGAGACATTTAACTGA
- the LOC126469913 gene encoding putative uncharacterized protein DDB_G0271606 isoform X11, with translation MMELHIIYTLLLLVAAAGAAPYRTVPDRTTCIKTYQKMAALQASHNGNQEDDLFWQQNSQQYNFDQTQQQISKNLLICEQYYGKISEQFHEEYQNHRRGDIIQETQELHRLNNEAQQTHEQRSTNGDQDEQHYQQTSQQGYPAQLEQQRFTDDDQQLQQVPQINELQQIHQTNQQEYLPNIEQEVQSQRFTDSDQYPQLVQQAEDLDQQQQFQQTSQQDYLPRLEQQSGRQRFPDDSQQVQQGPQTGNLQELEQIQQTSQQEYLPQTEQQSQQQRFTNDDQHLQLVQQSDDLDQLQQFHQTSQQDYLPRLEQQSGRQRFTDDSQQVQQGLQTGNLQELEQIQQTSQQEYLPQTEQQSQQQIFTNDDQHLQLVQQSDDLDQLQQVHQTSQQDYLPRLEQQSGQQRFTDDSQQVQQGLQTGNLQELEQIQQTTQQEYLPQTEQQSQQQRFTNDDQHLQLVQQSDDLDQLQQFHQTSQQDYLPRLEQQSGRQRFPDDSQQVQQGLQTGNLQELEQIQQTSQQEYLPQTEQQSQQQRFTNDDQHLQLVQQSDDLDQLQQFHQTSQQDYLPRLEQQSGRQRFPDDSQQVQQGLQTGNLQELEQIQQTSQQEYLPQTEQQSQQQRFTNDDQHLQLVQQSDDLDQLQQFHQTSQQDYLPRLEQQSGRQRFPDDSQQVQQGLQTGNLQELEQIQQTSQQEYLPQTEQHSQQHRFTHNDEHLQLVQQSDDLDQLQQFQQTNQEDYIAGLEQQAQQQRFNDDDQHGQQVSQIDDVQQLQQLNNLQKIQEEDGLQHQGFTNNLQQVHQQHTEDDLHQGHKRSQQHSRIQQQSVQRNSYVHESNQDQQVNGRLSEFETTHQSEANSDSKLGSGRASEISETESDSVSDPVTEAPSFWGKLSNKAGSIYTSVKEKGKEALNSVKDTAKSAYEKVKETFN, from the exons ATGGAGCTGCATATTATCTACACACTGCTGCTATTGGTAGCAGCTGCAGGAGCAGCACCTTACAGAACAGTGCCAGATAGGACTACATGCATCAAAACTTACCAGAAGATGGCAGCACTGCAAGCATCCCATAATGGCAACCAAGAAGATGACTTATTCTGGCAGCAGAATAGCCAGCAATACAACTTTGATCAAACACAACAGCAAATTAGTAAAAATTTACTCATCTGTGAACAATACTATGGAAAAATCTCGGAACAGTTTCACGAAGAGTACCAGAATCATCGCCGTGGTGATATTATTCAGGAAACACAGGAACTCCACCGTTTAAACAATGAAGCTCAACAAACACATGAACAAAGATCCACCAATGGTGATCAGGATGAACAACACTATCAACAAACTAGCCAGCAGGGTTATCCCGCTCAACTAGAACAACAAAGGTTTACAGACGATGATCAGCAACTGCAACAGGTACCACAAATAAATGAGTTACAACAGATCCACCAGACAAATCAACAAGAGTATCTGCCTAATATAGAACAAGAGGTGCAAAGCCAAAGATTTACTGACAGTGATCAATATCCACAATTAGTGCAACAGGCAGAGGATTTGGATCAACAACAGCAGTTCCAACAAACTAGCCAGCAGGATTATCTTCCTCGACTGGAACAACAATCAGGACGTCAGAGATTTCCTGATGACAGTCAGCAAGTGCAACAGGGGCCACAAACAG GTAACTTGCAAGAGCTAGAACAAATCCAACAAACAAGTCAACAAGAGTACctaccacagacagaacaacagtCACAACAACAAAGATTCACTAATGATGATCAGCATTTGCAACTAGTGCAACAGTCAGATGACTTGGATCAGCTACAACAGTTTCATCAAACTAGCCAGCAGGATTATCTTCCTCGACTGGAACAACAATCAGGACGTCAGAGATTTACTGATGACAGTCAGCAAGTACAACAGGGGCTACAAACAG GTAACTTGCAAGAGCTAGAACAAATCCAGCAAACAAGTCAACAAGAGTACctaccacagacagaacaacagtCACAACAACAAATATTCACTAATGATGATCAGCATTTGCAACTAGTGCAACAGTCAGATGACTTGGATCAGCTGCAACAGGTTCATCAGACTAGCCAGCAGGATTATCTTCCTCGACTGGAACAACAATCAGGACAACAGAGATTTACTGATGACAGTCAGCAAGTGCAACAGGGGCTACAAACAGGTAACTTGCAAGAGCTAGAACAAATCCAACAAACAACTCAACAAGAGTACctaccacagacagaacaacagtCACAACAACAAAGATTCACTAACGATGATCAGCATTTGCAACTAGTGCAACAGTCAGATGACTTGGATCAGCTACAACAGTTTCATCAAACTAGCCAGCAGGATTATCTTCCTCGACTGGAACAACAATCAGGGCGACAGAGATTTCCTGATGACAGTCAGCAAGTGCAACAGGGGCTACAAACAGGTAACTTGCAAGAGCTAGAACAAATCCAACAAACAAGTCAACAAGAGTACctaccacagacagaacaacagtCACAACAACAAAGATTCACTAACGACGATCAGCATTTGCAACTAGTGCAACAGTCAGATGACTTGGATCAGCTACAACAGTTTCATCAAACTAGCCAGCAGGATTATCTTCCTCGACTGGAACAACAATCAGGACGTCAGAGATTTCCTGATGACAGTCAGCAAGTGCAACAGGGGCTACAAACAG GTAATTTGCAAGAGCTAGAACAAATCCAACAAACAAGTCAACAAGAGTACctaccacagacagaacaacagtCACAACAACAAAGATTCACAAACGATGATCAGCATTTGCAACTAGTGCAGCAGTCAGATGACTTGGATCAGCTACAACAGTTTCATCAAACTAGCCAGCAGGATTATCTTCCTCGACTGGAACAACAATCAGGACGTCAGAGATTTCCTGATGACAGTCAGCAAGTGCAACAGGGGCTACAAACAG GTAACTTGCAAGAGCTAGAACAAATCCAACAAACAAGTCAACAAGAGTACctaccacagacagaacaacactcACAACAACATAGATTCACTCACAATGATGAGCATCTGCAACTAGTGCAACAGTCAGATGACTTGGATCAGctacaacagtttcaacaaactAACCAGGAGGATTATATTGCTGGATTGGAACAACAGGCACAACAGCAGAGATTCAATGATGATGATCAACATGGACAACAGGTTTCACAAATAGATGATGTGCAACAGCTACAACAACTAAATAATCTGCAAAAAATCCAAGAAGAAGATGGGCTGCAACATCAAGGATTCACAAATAATCTTCAGCAGGTCCATCAGCAGCACACTGAAGACGATCTGCATCAGGGGCACAAAAGAAGCCAACAACACTCAAGAATACAGCAACAATCAGTTCAGAGAAATAGTTATGTGCATGAATCCAATCAGGACCAACAAGTAAATGGAAGGCTGTCAGAGTTCGAAACCACACACCAGTCAGAAGCGAACAGTGATTCAAAACTTGGAAGTGGTAGAGCCAGTGAGATCAGTGAAACTGAATCAGACTCTGTATCTGATCCTGTGACTGAAGCGCCTTCCTTCTGGGGAAAACTTAGCAATAAAGCAGGATCAATATATACAAGTGttaaggagaaaggaaaggaagcttTGAATTCAGTAAAAGACACAGCAAAATCTGCTTATGAGAAAGTGAAAGAGACATTTAACTGA
- the LOC126469913 gene encoding putative uncharacterized protein DDB_G0271606 isoform X9: MMELHIIYTLLLLVAAAGAAPYRTVPDRTTCIKTYQKMAALQASHNGNQEDDLFWQQNSQQYNFDQTQQQISKNLLICEQYYGKISEQFHEEYQNHRRGDIIQETQELHRLNNEAQQTHEQRSTNGDQDEQHYQQTSQQGYPAQLEQQRFTDDDQQLQQVPQINELQQIHQTNQQEYLPNIEQEVQSQRFTDSDQYPQLVQQAEDLDQQQQFQQTSQQDYLPRLEQQSGRQRFPDDSQQVQQGPQTGNLQELEQIQQTSQQEYLPQTEQQSQQQRFTNDDQHLQLVQQSDDLDQLQQFHQTSQQDYLPRLEQQSGRQRFTDDSQQVQQGLQTGNLQELEQIQQTSQQEYLPQTEQQSQQQIFTNDDQHLQLVQQSDDLDQLQQVHQTSQQDYLPRLEQQSGQQRFTDDSQQVQQGLQTGNLQELEQIQQTTQQEYLPQTEQQSQQQRFTNDDQHLQLVQQSDDLDQLQQFHQTSQQDYLPRLEQQSGRQRFPDDSQQVQQGLQTGNLQELEQIQQTSQQEYLPQTEQQSQQQRFTNDDQHLQLVQQSDDLDQLQQFHQTSQQDYLPRLEQQSGRQRFPDDSQQVQQGLQTGNLQELEQIQQTSQQEYLPQTEQQSQQQRFSNDDQHLQLGQQSDDLDQLQQFHQTSQQDYLPRLEQQSGQQRFPDDSQQVQQGLQTGNLQELEQIQQTSQQEYLPQTEQHSQQHRFTHNDEHLQLVQQSDDLDQLQQFQQTNQEDYIAGLEQQAQQQRFNDDDQHGQQVSQIDDVQQLQQLNNLQKIQEEDGLQHQGFTNNLQQVHQQHTEDDLHQGHKRSQQHSRIQQQSVQRNSYVHESNQDQQVNGRLSEFETTHQSEANSDSKLGSGRASEISETESDSVSDPVTEAPSFWGKLSNKAGSIYTSVKEKGKEALNSVKDTAKSAYEKVKETFN, translated from the exons ATGGAGCTGCATATTATCTACACACTGCTGCTATTGGTAGCAGCTGCAGGAGCAGCACCTTACAGAACAGTGCCAGATAGGACTACATGCATCAAAACTTACCAGAAGATGGCAGCACTGCAAGCATCCCATAATGGCAACCAAGAAGATGACTTATTCTGGCAGCAGAATAGCCAGCAATACAACTTTGATCAAACACAACAGCAAATTAGTAAAAATTTACTCATCTGTGAACAATACTATGGAAAAATCTCGGAACAGTTTCACGAAGAGTACCAGAATCATCGCCGTGGTGATATTATTCAGGAAACACAGGAACTCCACCGTTTAAACAATGAAGCTCAACAAACACATGAACAAAGATCCACCAATGGTGATCAGGATGAACAACACTATCAACAAACTAGCCAGCAGGGTTATCCCGCTCAACTAGAACAACAAAGGTTTACAGACGATGATCAGCAACTGCAACAGGTACCACAAATAAATGAGTTACAACAGATCCACCAGACAAATCAACAAGAGTATCTGCCTAATATAGAACAAGAGGTGCAAAGCCAAAGATTTACTGACAGTGATCAATATCCACAATTAGTGCAACAGGCAGAGGATTTGGATCAACAACAGCAGTTCCAACAAACTAGCCAGCAGGATTATCTTCCTCGACTGGAACAACAATCAGGACGTCAGAGATTTCCTGATGACAGTCAGCAAGTGCAACAGGGGCCACAAACAG GTAACTTGCAAGAGCTAGAACAAATCCAACAAACAAGTCAACAAGAGTACctaccacagacagaacaacagtCACAACAACAAAGATTCACTAATGATGATCAGCATTTGCAACTAGTGCAACAGTCAGATGACTTGGATCAGCTACAACAGTTTCATCAAACTAGCCAGCAGGATTATCTTCCTCGACTGGAACAACAATCAGGACGTCAGAGATTTACTGATGACAGTCAGCAAGTACAACAGGGGCTACAAACAG GTAACTTGCAAGAGCTAGAACAAATCCAGCAAACAAGTCAACAAGAGTACctaccacagacagaacaacagtCACAACAACAAATATTCACTAATGATGATCAGCATTTGCAACTAGTGCAACAGTCAGATGACTTGGATCAGCTGCAACAGGTTCATCAGACTAGCCAGCAGGATTATCTTCCTCGACTGGAACAACAATCAGGACAACAGAGATTTACTGATGACAGTCAGCAAGTGCAACAGGGGCTACAAACAGGTAACTTGCAAGAGCTAGAACAAATCCAACAAACAACTCAACAAGAGTACctaccacagacagaacaacagtCACAACAACAAAGATTCACTAACGATGATCAGCATTTGCAACTAGTGCAACAGTCAGATGACTTGGATCAGCTACAACAGTTTCATCAAACTAGCCAGCAGGATTATCTTCCTCGACTGGAACAACAATCAGGGCGACAGAGATTTCCTGATGACAGTCAGCAAGTGCAACAGGGGCTACAAACAGGTAACTTGCAAGAGCTAGAACAAATCCAACAAACAAGTCAACAAGAGTACctaccacagacagaacaacagtCACAACAACAAAGATTCACTAACGACGATCAGCATTTGCAACTAGTGCAACAGTCAGATGACTTGGATCAGCTACAACAGTTTCATCAAACTAGCCAGCAGGATTATCTTCCTCGACTGGAACAACAATCAGGACGTCAGAGATTTCCTGATGACAGTCAGCAAGTGCAACAGGGGCTACAAACAG GTAATTTGCAAGAGCTAGAACAAATCCAACAAACAAGTCAACAAGAGTAC ctaccacagacagaacaacagtCACAACAACAAAGATTCAGTAACGATGATCAGCATTTGCAACTAGGGCAACAGTCAGATGATTTGGATCAGCTACAACAGTTTCATCAAACTAGCCAGCAGGATTATCTTCCTCGACTGGAACAGCAATCAGGACAACAGAGATTTCCTGATGACAGTCAGCAAGTGCAACAGGGGCTACAAACAGGTAACTTGCAAGAGCTAGAACAAATCCAACAAACAAGTCAACAAGAGTACctaccacagacagaacaacactcACAACAACATAGATTCACTCACAATGATGAGCATCTGCAACTAGTGCAACAGTCAGATGACTTGGATCAGctacaacagtttcaacaaactAACCAGGAGGATTATATTGCTGGATTGGAACAACAGGCACAACAGCAGAGATTCAATGATGATGATCAACATGGACAACAGGTTTCACAAATAGATGATGTGCAACAGCTACAACAACTAAATAATCTGCAAAAAATCCAAGAAGAAGATGGGCTGCAACATCAAGGATTCACAAATAATCTTCAGCAGGTCCATCAGCAGCACACTGAAGACGATCTGCATCAGGGGCACAAAAGAAGCCAACAACACTCAAGAATACAGCAACAATCAGTTCAGAGAAATAGTTATGTGCATGAATCCAATCAGGACCAACAAGTAAATGGAAGGCTGTCAGAGTTCGAAACCACACACCAGTCAGAAGCGAACAGTGATTCAAAACTTGGAAGTGGTAGAGCCAGTGAGATCAGTGAAACTGAATCAGACTCTGTATCTGATCCTGTGACTGAAGCGCCTTCCTTCTGGGGAAAACTTAGCAATAAAGCAGGATCAATATATACAAGTGttaaggagaaaggaaaggaagcttTGAATTCAGTAAAAGACACAGCAAAATCTGCTTATGAGAAAGTGAAAGAGACATTTAACTGA
- the LOC126469913 gene encoding putative uncharacterized protein DDB_G0271606 isoform X16, with protein sequence MMELHIIYTLLLLVAAAGAAPYRTVPDRTTCIKTYQKMAALQASHNGNQEDDLFWQQNSQQYNFDQTQQQISKNLLICEQYYGKISEQFHEEYQNHRRGDIIQETQELHRLNNEAQQTHEQRSTNGDQDEQHYQQTSQQGYPAQLEQQRFTDDDQQLQQVPQINELQQIHQTNQQEYLPNIEQEVQSQRFTDSDQYPQLVQQAEDLDQQQQFQQTSQQDYLPRLEQQSGRQRFPDDSQQVQQGPQTGNLQELEQIQQTSQQEYLPQTEQQSQQQRFTNDDQHLQLVQQSDDLDQLQQFHQTSQQDYLPRLEQQSGRQRFTDDSQQVQQGLQTGNLQELEQIQQTSQQEYLPQTEQQSQQQIFTNDDQHLQLVQQSDDLDQLQQVHQTSQQDYLPRLEQQSGQQRFTDDSQQVQQGLQTGNLQELEQIQQTTQQEYLPQTEQQSQQQRFTNDDQHLQLVQQSDDLDQLQQFHQTSQQDYLPRLEQQSGRQRFPDDSQQVQQGLQTGNLQELEQIQQTSQQEYLPQTEQQSQQQRFTNDDQHLQLVQQSDDLDQLQQFHQTSQQDYLPRLEQQSGRQRFPDDSQQVQQGLQTGNLQELEQIQQTSQQEYLPQTEQHSQQHRFTHNDEHLQLVQQSDDLDQLQQFQQTNQEDYIAGLEQQAQQQRFNDDDQHGQQVSQIDDVQQLQQLNNLQKIQEEDGLQHQGFTNNLQQVHQQHTEDDLHQGHKRSQQHSRIQQQSVQRNSYVHESNQDQQVNGRLSEFETTHQSEANSDSKLGSGRASEISETESDSVSDPVTEAPSFWGKLSNKAGSIYTSVKEKGKEALNSVKDTAKSAYEKVKETFN encoded by the exons ATGGAGCTGCATATTATCTACACACTGCTGCTATTGGTAGCAGCTGCAGGAGCAGCACCTTACAGAACAGTGCCAGATAGGACTACATGCATCAAAACTTACCAGAAGATGGCAGCACTGCAAGCATCCCATAATGGCAACCAAGAAGATGACTTATTCTGGCAGCAGAATAGCCAGCAATACAACTTTGATCAAACACAACAGCAAATTAGTAAAAATTTACTCATCTGTGAACAATACTATGGAAAAATCTCGGAACAGTTTCACGAAGAGTACCAGAATCATCGCCGTGGTGATATTATTCAGGAAACACAGGAACTCCACCGTTTAAACAATGAAGCTCAACAAACACATGAACAAAGATCCACCAATGGTGATCAGGATGAACAACACTATCAACAAACTAGCCAGCAGGGTTATCCCGCTCAACTAGAACAACAAAGGTTTACAGACGATGATCAGCAACTGCAACAGGTACCACAAATAAATGAGTTACAACAGATCCACCAGACAAATCAACAAGAGTATCTGCCTAATATAGAACAAGAGGTGCAAAGCCAAAGATTTACTGACAGTGATCAATATCCACAATTAGTGCAACAGGCAGAGGATTTGGATCAACAACAGCAGTTCCAACAAACTAGCCAGCAGGATTATCTTCCTCGACTGGAACAACAATCAGGACGTCAGAGATTTCCTGATGACAGTCAGCAAGTGCAACAGGGGCCACAAACAG GTAACTTGCAAGAGCTAGAACAAATCCAACAAACAAGTCAACAAGAGTACctaccacagacagaacaacagtCACAACAACAAAGATTCACTAATGATGATCAGCATTTGCAACTAGTGCAACAGTCAGATGACTTGGATCAGCTACAACAGTTTCATCAAACTAGCCAGCAGGATTATCTTCCTCGACTGGAACAACAATCAGGACGTCAGAGATTTACTGATGACAGTCAGCAAGTACAACAGGGGCTACAAACAG GTAACTTGCAAGAGCTAGAACAAATCCAGCAAACAAGTCAACAAGAGTACctaccacagacagaacaacagtCACAACAACAAATATTCACTAATGATGATCAGCATTTGCAACTAGTGCAACAGTCAGATGACTTGGATCAGCTGCAACAGGTTCATCAGACTAGCCAGCAGGATTATCTTCCTCGACTGGAACAACAATCAGGACAACAGAGATTTACTGATGACAGTCAGCAAGTGCAACAGGGGCTACAAACAGGTAACTTGCAAGAGCTAGAACAAATCCAACAAACAACTCAACAAGAGTACctaccacagacagaacaacagtCACAACAACAAAGATTCACTAACGATGATCAGCATTTGCAACTAGTGCAACAGTCAGATGACTTGGATCAGCTACAACAGTTTCATCAAACTAGCCAGCAGGATTATCTTCCTCGACTGGAACAACAATCAGGGCGACAGAGATTTCCTGATGACAGTCAGCAAGTGCAACAGGGGCTACAAACAGGTAACTTGCAAGAGCTAGAACAAATCCAACAAACAAGTCAACAAGAGTACctaccacagacagaacaacagtCACAACAACAAAGATTCACTAACGACGATCAGCATTTGCAACTAGTGCAACAGTCAGATGACTTGGATCAGCTACAACAGTTTCATCAAACTAGCCAGCAGGATTATCTTCCTCGACTGGAACAACAATCAGGACGTCAGAGATTTCCTGATGACAGTCAGCAAGTGCAACAGGGGCTACAAACAG GTAACTTGCAAGAGCTAGAACAAATCCAACAAACAAGTCAACAAGAGTACctaccacagacagaacaacactcACAACAACATAGATTCACTCACAATGATGAGCATCTGCAACTAGTGCAACAGTCAGATGACTTGGATCAGctacaacagtttcaacaaactAACCAGGAGGATTATATTGCTGGATTGGAACAACAGGCACAACAGCAGAGATTCAATGATGATGATCAACATGGACAACAGGTTTCACAAATAGATGATGTGCAACAGCTACAACAACTAAATAATCTGCAAAAAATCCAAGAAGAAGATGGGCTGCAACATCAAGGATTCACAAATAATCTTCAGCAGGTCCATCAGCAGCACACTGAAGACGATCTGCATCAGGGGCACAAAAGAAGCCAACAACACTCAAGAATACAGCAACAATCAGTTCAGAGAAATAGTTATGTGCATGAATCCAATCAGGACCAACAAGTAAATGGAAGGCTGTCAGAGTTCGAAACCACACACCAGTCAGAAGCGAACAGTGATTCAAAACTTGGAAGTGGTAGAGCCAGTGAGATCAGTGAAACTGAATCAGACTCTGTATCTGATCCTGTGACTGAAGCGCCTTCCTTCTGGGGAAAACTTAGCAATAAAGCAGGATCAATATATACAAGTGttaaggagaaaggaaaggaagcttTGAATTCAGTAAAAGACACAGCAAAATCTGCTTATGAGAAAGTGAAAGAGACATTTAACTGA